From the genome of Candidatus Microthrix subdominans, one region includes:
- the gcvT gene encoding glycine cleavage system aminomethyltransferase GcvT, producing the protein MNDQQLKTSPLNDRHEALGAKLAPFGGWNMPLSYPEGTLAEHRATRSAATVFDVSHLGTVRVEGPGAFDRLQAAFTNDLTKVSPGRAQYTHLLSEDGSVLDDIIVWWVDDQRFDVMPNASNTSDLLAALGSGDAGEDSIDDVTSTRAVLAVQGPAARRHLEAVVPEAADVGRFRVTTVTTDALGYRPVELVVAGTGYTGEDGVEIALPIDHAGVLWDRLIADGVAPAGLAARDTLRLEAGLPLHGSELGPGITPLNARLGWVVAWNKQAGFPGRQALETQRAAGASPLLWGLRTETRRPPRSGQEVRSIEDGSGSKVVGTVSSGNFSPELGVGIALAFLDTDIQPGDQVVIDQRGTDVPATVVKPPFLA; encoded by the coding sequence GTGAACGATCAGCAGCTCAAGACCTCGCCCCTCAACGATCGCCACGAGGCGCTCGGCGCCAAGCTGGCACCGTTCGGCGGCTGGAACATGCCGCTGTCGTACCCGGAGGGCACGCTGGCCGAGCATCGCGCCACCCGCTCGGCGGCCACCGTCTTCGACGTCTCCCATCTGGGCACGGTCCGCGTCGAGGGCCCCGGCGCCTTCGACCGGCTTCAGGCGGCGTTCACCAACGACCTGACCAAGGTGTCACCGGGCCGGGCCCAGTACACCCACCTGCTCTCCGAGGACGGCTCGGTTCTCGACGACATCATCGTGTGGTGGGTGGATGACCAGCGCTTCGACGTCATGCCGAACGCCTCCAACACCTCCGACCTGTTGGCTGCGCTCGGCTCCGGCGACGCCGGGGAGGACTCGATCGACGATGTGACCTCGACCCGGGCCGTACTCGCTGTGCAGGGGCCGGCGGCCCGACGGCACCTGGAAGCTGTGGTCCCCGAGGCCGCCGACGTCGGCAGGTTTCGGGTGACGACCGTGACGACCGATGCACTCGGTTACCGGCCGGTCGAGTTGGTGGTGGCCGGCACCGGCTACACCGGCGAGGACGGCGTCGAGATAGCCCTGCCCATCGACCACGCAGGGGTGCTGTGGGACCGCCTGATCGCCGACGGCGTCGCCCCGGCCGGTCTGGCCGCCCGCGACACCCTGCGCCTGGAGGCCGGGCTGCCACTGCACGGATCCGAGCTGGGTCCGGGTATCACCCCGCTGAACGCCCGATTGGGCTGGGTGGTGGCATGGAACAAGCAGGCCGGTTTCCCCGGACGGCAGGCGCTGGAAACCCAGCGGGCCGCCGGCGCGTCTCCGCTGCTCTGGGGGTTGCGCACCGAGACCCGCCGCCCGCCGCGGTCCGGGCAAGAGGTCCGCTCGATCGAGGACGGATCCGGTTCCAAGGTGGTCGGCACGGTGAGTTCGGGCAACTTCTCACCCGAGCTCGGGGTGGGCATCGCCTTGGCCTTCCTCGACACCGACATCCAACCCGGTGACCAGGTCGTCATCGACCAGCGGGGCACCGACGTGCCCGCCACCGTCGTCAAGCCACCGTTCCTGGCCTGA
- a CDS encoding MerR family transcriptional regulator gives MAISQPNPVIDAGYSGKRTAEIVGISYRQLDYWARTDLLRPSMSDASGSGSRRRYSYRDLLELKVIKSLLDAGIKLEQVRNVFHYVKERLGEDVTTANLVIQGRTSVLVDDGEELIDVLRHGQGVLNVLPLGTVQADLDAAIHSLHPDSAPASLDGGTNADPAALAQ, from the coding sequence GTGGCCATCAGCCAACCCAACCCCGTGATCGACGCCGGCTACAGCGGCAAGCGCACCGCTGAGATCGTCGGCATCTCCTACCGCCAGCTCGACTACTGGGCTCGCACCGACCTGCTGCGCCCGTCGATGAGCGATGCGAGCGGTTCGGGCTCACGCCGGCGCTACAGCTACCGGGACCTGCTCGAGTTGAAGGTGATCAAGAGCCTGCTCGACGCCGGCATCAAGCTCGAACAGGTGCGCAACGTGTTTCACTACGTCAAGGAGCGCCTGGGGGAAGACGTCACCACCGCCAACCTGGTGATCCAGGGCCGCACGTCGGTGCTGGTCGACGACGGCGAGGAACTGATCGACGTGCTTCGCCACGGCCAGGGCGTCCTCAACGTGCTGCCGCTGGGCACGGTCCAGGCCGACCTGGACGCAGCAATCCACAGCCTGCACCCCGACTCGGCACCGGCATCGCTCGACGGCGGGACGAACGCCGACCCCGCAGCGCTCGCCCAGTGA
- a CDS encoding bifunctional nuclease family protein codes for MSESTVQMELVGVRRENPGDAFVVDLRETDSPRRMLTIFIGVGEWQAIRFALEGRATPRPLTHDLMQSVIESLGATLDTVVITDLRDEVYYAELRLSSDDSTITVESRTSDALAMAARVDADVMVATSVLEAAGYRDNDDEQPESVIAEFREFIDTVTPDDFEES; via the coding sequence GTGTCTGAGTCCACGGTGCAGATGGAACTTGTCGGTGTCCGGCGGGAGAACCCGGGCGATGCGTTCGTTGTCGACCTACGCGAGACCGACTCCCCCCGTCGCATGCTGACGATCTTCATCGGGGTGGGGGAGTGGCAGGCAATCCGCTTTGCCCTCGAGGGGCGGGCCACACCTCGGCCGCTCACCCACGACCTGATGCAGTCGGTGATCGAGTCGCTGGGAGCGACCCTCGACACCGTCGTCATCACCGACCTGCGCGACGAGGTGTACTACGCCGAGCTTCGGCTGTCGTCCGACGACTCGACGATCACCGTCGAGTCCCGTACCTCCGATGCACTTGCCATGGCTGCCCGGGTGGACGCCGACGTGATGGTGGCCACGTCGGTCCTCGAAGCCGCCGGCTACCGGGATAACGACGACGAACAACCCGAGTCGGTCATCGCCGAGTTCCGGGAGTTCATCGATACGGTCACCCCCGACGACTTCGAAGAATCCTGA
- a CDS encoding FHA domain-containing protein: MAGALICAVCSSTAPAEARFCPACGSPLPEVEQQPTGVLAAVGAEPAVGTPILIVTRGANAGSRFAIGEGTTMIGRHEDSDIFLDDVTVSRQHAQLLRSPDGIEVQDSGSLNGTYLNDRRIERAPLSEGDRLQVGKYKLLFVLEVA; encoded by the coding sequence ATGGCCGGGGCGCTGATCTGCGCTGTGTGCTCCTCGACGGCGCCCGCTGAAGCGCGCTTCTGCCCGGCCTGCGGATCGCCCCTGCCCGAGGTGGAGCAACAGCCCACCGGTGTGCTCGCAGCGGTTGGGGCCGAACCGGCGGTCGGCACACCCATCCTGATCGTCACCCGCGGCGCCAACGCCGGCAGCCGTTTCGCCATCGGTGAGGGCACGACGATGATCGGCCGTCACGAGGACAGCGACATCTTTCTCGATGACGTCACGGTGTCGAGGCAACACGCCCAGCTCCTTCGTTCGCCGGACGGCATCGAGGTTCAGGACTCGGGTTCGCTGAACGGCACCTACCTCAACGACCGACGCATCGAACGGGCACCGCTCAGCGAAGGCGATCGCCTCCAGGTCGGTAAGTACAAACTGCTCTTCGTACTCGAGGTGGCCTGA
- the gcvH gene encoding glycine cleavage system protein GcvH, with translation MDVPDDLSYSKDHEWIRADDTGRRIGITDYAQDALGDVVFVELPDVGTTVTAGDKVSEVESTKSVSDIYAPVSGTVVAVNDDLDANPELVNSDPYGDGWFMVIETADGSEQLMDATAYRELTEG, from the coding sequence ATGGACGTGCCTGACGACCTCTCATATTCCAAGGACCACGAGTGGATCCGCGCCGACGATACCGGCCGTCGGATCGGCATCACCGACTATGCACAGGACGCGCTCGGCGACGTCGTGTTCGTCGAGTTGCCCGACGTGGGCACGACGGTGACCGCCGGCGACAAGGTGAGCGAGGTCGAGTCGACCAAATCGGTTTCCGACATCTACGCGCCGGTGAGCGGCACGGTGGTTGCGGTGAACGACGACCTGGACGCCAACCCCGAACTGGTGAACTCCGACCCGTACGGCGACGGCTGGTTCATGGTGATCGAGACCGCCGATGGCTCGGAGCAGCTGATGGACGCAACCGCCTATCGAGAGCTGACGGAGGGCTGA
- a CDS encoding CDP-alcohol phosphatidyltransferase family protein: MTQRSPGADADQPAVPIITGPTEAELGRIVTVPNLVTLVRLALIPVFLWVLFGLDRPGPAAVLLGFISATDWVDGYVARHFNQVSNLGKAIDPAADRALIIFGFGGILVAGAVPTWAGIIVLAREVLMSAWVLGLLAAGAKRMDVTWYGKAGTMALMISFPSFLASTDTEWASGVTTYFEWQAWLALIPGLIFSFVAVGQYIPRGLTALREGRAARAETA; the protein is encoded by the coding sequence GTGACCCAGCGCTCGCCAGGTGCCGACGCCGACCAGCCCGCCGTCCCGATCATCACCGGGCCGACCGAGGCCGAACTCGGTCGCATCGTCACCGTCCCCAACCTGGTCACCCTGGTTCGGCTGGCCCTCATCCCGGTGTTCCTCTGGGTGCTCTTCGGGCTGGACCGGCCCGGGCCCGCCGCCGTGCTGCTCGGGTTCATCTCGGCCACCGATTGGGTGGACGGCTACGTCGCCCGCCACTTCAACCAGGTGTCCAACCTGGGCAAGGCGATCGACCCCGCCGCCGACCGTGCCCTGATCATCTTCGGCTTCGGCGGCATTTTGGTGGCGGGTGCGGTGCCGACCTGGGCGGGGATCATCGTGCTCGCCCGCGAGGTGCTGATGTCCGCCTGGGTGCTCGGCCTGCTCGCCGCCGGGGCCAAACGGATGGACGTCACCTGGTACGGCAAGGCGGGCACGATGGCGCTGATGATCTCGTTCCCATCCTTTCTCGCCTCGACCGACACCGAATGGGCCAGCGGCGTCACCACCTACTTCGAGTGGCAGGCGTGGCTGGCCCTGATCCCGGGACTGATCTTCAGCTTCGTTGCGGTGGGCCAGTACATCCCTCGGGGCCTGACCGCCCTCAGGGAGGGTAGGGCGGCCCGGGCCGAGACCGCCTAG
- a CDS encoding HIT family protein: protein MPQPTIFSRIIEGELPGRFVWRDADKVAFLTIAPLRPGHVLVVPVEPIDHWLDVPAPLWAEMNDLARRIGDAQMAAFSPTRIGLIVAGLEVPHCHLHVLPIESESDLDFARADGSASAESLDAAAQAIREHLDGAAPA, encoded by the coding sequence ATGCCCCAGCCGACCATCTTCTCCCGCATCATCGAGGGTGAGCTGCCCGGCCGCTTCGTGTGGCGCGACGCCGACAAGGTGGCATTCCTGACGATCGCCCCGCTGCGCCCGGGCCACGTTCTGGTCGTGCCGGTCGAACCGATCGATCACTGGTTGGACGTGCCCGCCCCGTTGTGGGCAGAGATGAACGATCTGGCCCGACGGATCGGGGACGCGCAGATGGCGGCCTTCTCCCCCACCCGCATCGGCCTGATCGTCGCCGGCCTGGAGGTGCCGCACTGCCACCTGCATGTGCTGCCGATCGAGTCCGAGTCCGACCTCGACTTTGCCCGAGCCGATGGCAGTGCCTCAGCCGAGTCCCTCGATGCCGCCGCCCAGGCCATCCGCGAGCACCTCGACGGCGCCGCCCCGGCCTAA
- a CDS encoding SOS response-associated peptidase — MCGRFVSTTPPDELASYFQVDANGVETPGTDGDDRPPGRYNVAPTAEVFVVYEDGDLRRLDGFHWGLVPSWAKDLKIGNRMINARAETIAEKPAFRRAFAKRRCIVPADGFYEWTQEPDPTKPGKQRKQPHFISRPDGEPYAFAGLWERWRGDLNGDGTETEVRSTTIITTTANEPMAELHDRMPVMLAPGDWEAWLDPTNADVDALGQLLVPAPPRLITHHPVSTEVNNARNQGPQLIDPVDPPPVNEQLGLV; from the coding sequence GTGTGCGGTCGCTTTGTCTCCACCACCCCACCCGACGAGCTGGCCTCGTACTTTCAGGTCGACGCCAACGGCGTCGAGACCCCCGGGACCGACGGCGACGATCGACCGCCCGGTCGTTACAACGTGGCGCCGACCGCCGAAGTGTTCGTCGTCTACGAAGACGGCGACCTGCGACGCCTCGACGGCTTCCATTGGGGACTGGTTCCCAGCTGGGCGAAGGATCTCAAGATCGGCAACCGCATGATCAACGCCCGTGCCGAGACCATCGCGGAGAAACCGGCGTTTCGCCGGGCGTTCGCCAAGCGGCGCTGCATCGTGCCCGCCGACGGCTTCTACGAGTGGACCCAGGAGCCAGACCCGACCAAGCCGGGGAAGCAGCGCAAGCAGCCCCACTTCATCTCCCGCCCCGACGGGGAGCCCTACGCATTCGCCGGCCTGTGGGAGCGGTGGCGGGGCGACCTCAACGGTGACGGCACCGAGACCGAGGTGCGCTCGACCACGATCATCACGACAACCGCCAACGAGCCGATGGCGGAGCTGCACGACCGCATGCCGGTGATGCTGGCGCCCGGCGACTGGGAGGCCTGGCTCGACCCGACCAACGCCGACGTCGACGCATTGGGTCAGCTCCTGGTGCCCGCACCGCCACGGCTGATCACCCACCATCCGGTGAGCACCGAGGTGAACAACGCCCGCAACCAGGGCCCACAGCTGATCGACCCGGTCGACCCGCCCCCGGTCAACGAACAGCTCGGTCTGGTCTAA
- a CDS encoding glycosyltransferase, whose translation MTPPPASSAAQPRPQAAPLLSVITPTYNEAENIVGLLERVESALAGITYEIIVVDDDSPDETWQLAEAYAEDHQRVRVLRRFHDKGLSPAVLAGMELAEGRTLGVIDADGQHDEAILAAMAQRVASGDADICVGSRASDGGSYGDWSRSRRLVSWVATLIARLFLRVPLSDPMSGYFVISREAFEDAAPDVNPQGFKILLEFLGRRPHLRVAEMGYTFRSRTAGETKLNSSVIRSYLLAVFDLRFGHIVKPQLLLYTLVGLFGVGVNFAVIVVGEAVGLGSISTGSEAIDPLPVPVLVGLIAQLLVTFAANNWFTFWENRYQGSRLAVGFGLFFIISAYGLMIQFAIAKWLDIINLVEGPLSQGVAAALQQLIAILVAFQASYFLNVNLTWRRRERDEEQRVAG comes from the coding sequence ATGACTCCTCCCCCCGCCTCCTCCGCAGCTCAGCCCCGGCCTCAGGCGGCCCCGCTGTTGTCGGTGATCACCCCCACCTACAACGAGGCCGAGAACATCGTCGGCCTGCTCGAACGGGTGGAGTCGGCCCTCGCCGGGATCACCTACGAGATCATCGTCGTCGACGACGACAGCCCCGACGAGACCTGGCAGCTGGCCGAGGCCTACGCCGAGGATCACCAGCGGGTGCGGGTGCTGCGCCGCTTCCACGACAAGGGGTTGTCGCCGGCCGTCCTCGCCGGCATGGAGCTGGCCGAGGGGCGGACCCTGGGCGTGATCGATGCCGACGGGCAGCACGACGAGGCGATCCTGGCCGCGATGGCCCAGCGGGTGGCCAGCGGGGACGCCGACATCTGCGTCGGCTCGCGGGCGAGCGACGGCGGCAGCTACGGCGACTGGTCGCGCTCGCGCCGCCTCGTGTCGTGGGTGGCCACGCTGATCGCCCGGCTGTTCCTCCGGGTGCCGCTCTCCGACCCCATGTCGGGCTACTTCGTCATCAGCCGGGAGGCCTTCGAGGACGCGGCCCCCGACGTCAACCCCCAGGGGTTCAAGATCCTGTTGGAGTTCCTCGGCCGCCGCCCCCACCTGAGGGTGGCCGAGATGGGCTACACGTTCCGCAGCCGAACCGCCGGCGAGACCAAGCTGAACTCGTCGGTGATCCGGTCCTACCTGCTGGCGGTGTTCGACCTGCGTTTCGGCCACATCGTCAAGCCTCAGCTGCTGTTGTACACGCTGGTCGGCCTGTTCGGCGTCGGCGTCAACTTCGCAGTGATCGTGGTCGGCGAGGCGGTTGGCCTCGGCTCGATCTCGACCGGATCCGAGGCGATCGACCCGCTCCCGGTTCCCGTGCTCGTCGGGCTAATCGCCCAGCTGCTGGTGACCTTCGCCGCCAACAACTGGTTCACGTTTTGGGAGAACCGCTACCAGGGCTCACGCCTGGCGGTGGGCTTTGGGCTGTTCTTCATCATCTCGGCGTACGGCCTGATGATCCAGTTTGCGATCGCCAAGTGGCTCGACATCATCAACCTGGTCGAGGGGCCGCTGTCCCAGGGCGTCGCCGCCGCCCTCCAGCAGCTGATCGCCATCCTGGTCGCCTTCCAGGCCAGTTACTTCCTCAACGTCAACCTCACCTGGCGTCGTCGGGAACGCGACGAGGAGCAACGGGTGGCGGGTTAG
- a CDS encoding amidase, with protein MTSAELSEMDALSQVAAIRDGSLSSVEAVEAAIAGAQAVDPALNCIVHERYDRARAEAAAADEAPAAERGPLHGLPVVVKDLDGTLAGEPYWAGSNYLKRLGYVATETSILFQRLIDAGAIIIAKTNTPELGLVPSTEPTSVGPCHNPWDLDRSPGGSSGGSAAAVSAGVVALGHAGDGGGSIRIPASNCGLVGLKPSRDLVPTYPDIDPWGGLVARLGVTRTVADTALLLDVLAGPDNLASPQVRTDRAVSYLASLDGPVGPMRIAWTTAVPGGGTIDPAVAQTVATTAELLSDAGHDVVEATPSILTDEAYYGQVIGWFLDAFSVWVRRSVDELEALGGEPVGEGDVEAHTWALRAAGGDVPAHRFAEAVDGLMRVGREVRAFLEKQPYDVLLTPVCPEVPWPLGGFGPEADNPMAAVMRSAALVTYASPFNISGQPAISLPVAVTDGLPIGAQLVGRWGRDDQLLALGAQLEERLGWQHRRPPTHVADL; from the coding sequence ATGACTTCAGCCGAACTCTCCGAGATGGACGCCCTCAGCCAGGTGGCGGCGATTCGAGACGGATCGCTCAGCAGCGTCGAGGCGGTCGAGGCGGCGATCGCCGGCGCCCAGGCGGTTGACCCGGCACTCAACTGCATCGTTCACGAGCGCTACGACCGCGCCCGCGCCGAGGCGGCGGCGGCCGATGAGGCACCGGCCGCCGAACGGGGCCCGCTGCACGGTTTGCCCGTCGTGGTCAAGGACCTCGACGGCACGCTGGCCGGCGAGCCCTACTGGGCGGGGAGCAACTACCTGAAGCGGCTGGGATACGTCGCCACCGAGACCTCGATCCTGTTCCAGCGCCTCATCGACGCCGGCGCCATCATCATCGCCAAGACCAACACGCCCGAGCTGGGGCTGGTGCCGTCGACCGAGCCGACCTCGGTGGGACCGTGCCACAACCCGTGGGACCTGGACCGCTCGCCCGGCGGCTCGTCCGGCGGCTCGGCGGCTGCGGTGTCCGCCGGGGTGGTGGCGCTCGGCCACGCCGGCGACGGTGGCGGGTCGATCCGCATCCCGGCGTCCAACTGCGGCCTGGTGGGGCTGAAGCCATCGAGGGACCTGGTGCCGACCTACCCCGACATCGACCCCTGGGGCGGCCTGGTCGCCCGGCTGGGCGTCACCCGCACCGTGGCCGACACGGCCCTGCTGCTCGACGTGCTCGCCGGGCCGGACAACCTGGCATCACCCCAGGTGCGGACCGACCGGGCGGTCAGCTACCTGGCCTCGCTCGACGGGCCGGTCGGTCCGATGCGCATCGCCTGGACCACCGCTGTGCCAGGTGGAGGCACCATCGACCCGGCGGTTGCACAGACGGTCGCCACCACCGCTGAGCTACTTTCCGACGCCGGCCACGACGTTGTGGAGGCCACCCCTTCGATCCTCACCGACGAGGCCTACTACGGCCAGGTGATCGGCTGGTTTCTCGACGCGTTCTCGGTGTGGGTGCGCCGCAGCGTCGACGAGCTTGAGGCGCTGGGTGGGGAGCCGGTCGGGGAGGGCGACGTCGAGGCACACACCTGGGCGCTGCGCGCCGCCGGCGGCGATGTGCCCGCCCACCGCTTCGCTGAAGCCGTCGACGGCCTGATGCGTGTCGGCCGGGAGGTGCGGGCGTTCCTCGAGAAGCAGCCCTACGACGTGCTGTTGACGCCGGTGTGTCCCGAGGTGCCCTGGCCGCTGGGCGGGTTCGGCCCCGAGGCGGACAACCCGATGGCCGCGGTCATGCGCTCCGCCGCGCTGGTTACCTACGCCTCGCCGTTCAACATCTCCGGCCAGCCCGCCATCTCACTGCCCGTTGCGGTGACCGACGGTCTGCCGATCGGGGCCCAGCTGGTGGGCCGCTGGGGTCGCGATGATCAGCTGCTCGCCCTGGGCGCGCAGCTCGAGGAGCGGCTTGGCTGGCAGCACCGGCGGCCGCCCACCCACGTCGCCGACCTCTAA